A single region of the Austwickia chelonae genome encodes:
- a CDS encoding bacteriocin-associated integral membrane family protein: protein MTTAHVLLIFFSFLFAFHCFKIFDEQSVVGPTGRLTALTEENHVDPRVFFSELEKFALEKSIDIAVVEPDPASPLSGENIHPIRGEKAPGSTLSMWEKHGYPHFSRDTERAVLPPGNLANRDPRISYFIFGDEGKVQSVQNFFSAKGFTWHYEKVFSWEKAFSFFLTGHRLICASLTVLLVCLLSLSGVLYDAKRYAILSLHGHTIEQQVFFRARQSIQQIALFFTIGATISAAGLWLYNRLNYFPIFIGLSLFILAVTSVAMIAVQTITLWLVARLPVVEGVKGKLPFKSAHALTYLVRIPTLFLIIMVVQSSSIALHAVEQAEQNSRRSLLSGESYSGTLSMATQNPEDEDKVAAYLREAEEKGDIFVASKVSLSGTPEAMPIRMVNHHLWQRLRSHDHTLPQLPSAPDGSKAYLIAPAGFSRNISSVEEQLRSKNILKNKEVQIHQIISDHDLDYAPAATGGAHLASIPRQALLVVSAGVPLLGDRNAVAALSRGELFFADKSAAERMLASEVTWALAGIGSTAQLNAAIMAAPRQALQISYINGGLSLVMLVISSLAVATTHMARYRQRDFVRRLFGWTVLQSNPVPIFLEVGLTSAVAAWAIDKFIASQVPASDVPGAPPPLPDAFVPTAVSLFVTLGVLVLSVALFIWTLHRLSDRSLKNLSAQP, encoded by the coding sequence TTGACAACGGCACACGTACTGCTTATTTTTTTCTCCTTTCTGTTCGCATTCCACTGCTTCAAAATCTTCGATGAACAATCGGTTGTCGGCCCCACAGGACGACTCACCGCTCTCACGGAGGAAAACCACGTAGATCCGCGAGTCTTTTTTTCGGAGCTCGAAAAATTTGCTCTTGAAAAGAGCATCGATATCGCCGTCGTCGAACCTGATCCCGCTTCGCCGCTCAGTGGAGAAAATATTCATCCGATACGGGGCGAAAAGGCGCCGGGCTCCACTCTGTCCATGTGGGAAAAACATGGATATCCCCATTTCAGCCGAGACACGGAGAGGGCCGTCCTACCTCCTGGAAATCTAGCCAACAGGGACCCCCGCATCTCATATTTCATCTTCGGCGATGAGGGCAAGGTCCAGTCTGTACAGAACTTCTTCAGCGCGAAGGGTTTCACCTGGCATTACGAAAAGGTCTTCTCCTGGGAGAAAGCCTTCAGTTTCTTCCTGACAGGCCACCGTCTGATCTGCGCGTCTCTTACCGTCCTCCTGGTCTGCCTGCTGTCTTTGAGTGGAGTTCTTTACGACGCCAAGAGGTACGCCATCCTCTCGCTTCACGGCCACACCATCGAACAACAAGTGTTTTTTCGCGCACGACAATCGATACAACAGATCGCACTCTTCTTCACTATCGGTGCAACCATCAGCGCAGCTGGCCTATGGCTCTATAACCGACTCAATTATTTTCCCATTTTTATCGGGCTGTCGCTTTTTATTCTCGCCGTGACATCCGTAGCCATGATCGCCGTTCAGACCATCACCCTCTGGCTGGTAGCTCGACTTCCCGTGGTCGAGGGCGTTAAGGGGAAACTCCCTTTCAAATCCGCCCATGCCCTGACTTACCTGGTGCGCATACCGACACTTTTTTTAATCATCATGGTCGTACAAAGTTCTTCCATCGCCCTCCATGCAGTAGAACAGGCTGAGCAAAACTCGCGGCGTTCGCTGCTCTCCGGGGAGAGCTACTCGGGGACTCTCAGCATGGCGACCCAGAACCCTGAGGATGAAGATAAAGTGGCTGCGTACCTACGTGAAGCCGAAGAAAAAGGTGACATTTTTGTCGCCTCAAAAGTCAGCCTCAGCGGCACCCCTGAAGCCATGCCTATAAGAATGGTCAACCATCATCTCTGGCAGCGACTCAGAAGCCACGACCACACGCTGCCTCAGCTGCCCTCAGCACCAGACGGATCAAAGGCATATCTCATCGCACCCGCTGGGTTCTCGAGAAACATTAGTTCCGTCGAAGAACAGCTACGTTCAAAAAACATCCTGAAGAACAAAGAAGTCCAGATTCATCAGATCATCAGCGATCACGACCTGGATTATGCACCGGCTGCCACAGGCGGGGCACATCTCGCTTCGATTCCCCGGCAAGCTCTCCTGGTCGTCTCTGCCGGGGTGCCCCTGTTGGGGGACAGGAATGCTGTCGCCGCGCTTTCTCGGGGAGAGCTGTTCTTCGCGGACAAATCTGCCGCCGAACGAATGCTCGCTTCGGAAGTGACCTGGGCGCTGGCTGGGATCGGTTCTACTGCTCAACTCAACGCAGCCATCATGGCCGCGCCCCGGCAGGCTCTACAGATCTCCTACATCAACGGGGGTCTTTCACTCGTGATGCTGGTGATCAGCTCGTTGGCCGTCGCCACGACTCACATGGCACGTTACCGGCAACGTGATTTCGTCAGACGACTGTTCGGGTGGACAGTGCTGCAGTCCAACCCTGTTCCCATCTTCTTGGAGGTTGGGCTGACCTCAGCTGTGGCCGCATGGGCTATCGACAAGTTCATCGCGAGTCAGGTTCCTGCCTCAGATGTTCCTGGTGCGCCACCGCCGTTGCCGGACGCCTTCGTGCCCACAGCAGTGAGTTTGTTCGTCACCCTCGGGGTGCTCGTTCTGTCTGTCGCGCTCTTCATCTGGACTTTGCACCGGCTCAGCGACCGATCGTTGAAGAACTTGTCCGCGCAACCGTGA
- a CDS encoding anhydro-N-acetylmuramic acid kinase: MRVLGVMSGTSLDAVDLALAQITAVDLPVPGREVPEGPAGSGALAGAYDVCLAPVAQGEVPWPAGLREELLAASTGSGAAGPDRWCRWHAEVGRVLGAACAEVVAGWGPVDLIACHGQTLAHVVQDGRVYASLQVGSPAQVYAATGVPVISDLRSADIAAGGQGAPLASTLDALWLNDRPSAAVNLGGIANVTLVDAAGAVATGDTGPANCLLDSAAAQVGEPCDRGGRWAAAGRVDGVALARLLADPYYARPFPKSTGRDYFHRRYVRDLLGEGAPTGPDLFATLTELTARTVVGALGGVERIVVSGGGVENPTLMGRIRELADVPVAVSDELGLPSSAKEALLMALLGWMSFHGVPGVATGSRGPVTGAARSVVLGSLTPPHCSVPGGGRCGRSPRRLVVGGPSVGGVRDGGGR, from the coding sequence GTGAGGGTACTCGGGGTGATGTCGGGTACGTCCTTGGACGCTGTCGATCTGGCGTTGGCGCAGATCACTGCGGTGGATCTTCCGGTGCCGGGGCGGGAGGTGCCGGAGGGTCCGGCGGGTTCAGGGGCGCTGGCCGGGGCATATGACGTCTGTCTGGCACCGGTGGCTCAGGGGGAGGTGCCGTGGCCGGCTGGTTTGCGGGAGGAGCTGCTTGCGGCGAGTACGGGGTCGGGTGCGGCCGGTCCGGATCGGTGGTGTCGTTGGCATGCCGAGGTCGGGCGGGTGTTGGGCGCGGCCTGTGCGGAGGTGGTGGCTGGGTGGGGGCCGGTCGATCTGATCGCTTGCCATGGGCAGACGCTTGCGCATGTCGTGCAGGACGGTCGGGTGTATGCCAGTCTTCAGGTCGGTTCGCCTGCTCAGGTGTATGCGGCCACGGGGGTTCCGGTGATCAGTGATCTGCGGAGCGCTGATATCGCTGCGGGTGGTCAGGGCGCGCCGTTGGCCAGCACGTTGGACGCCTTGTGGTTGAACGATCGGCCTTCGGCGGCGGTCAATCTGGGTGGTATCGCGAATGTGACCCTGGTCGATGCGGCGGGGGCGGTCGCCACGGGTGACACCGGTCCGGCGAATTGTCTGTTGGACAGCGCGGCGGCGCAGGTCGGGGAGCCGTGTGATCGGGGTGGCCGTTGGGCGGCGGCCGGTCGGGTCGACGGGGTTGCTTTGGCGCGGCTTCTGGCTGACCCGTATTACGCCCGGCCTTTTCCGAAGAGCACTGGTCGGGACTATTTCCATCGTCGTTATGTTCGTGATCTGTTGGGGGAGGGGGCGCCGACGGGGCCTGATCTGTTCGCCACGTTGACCGAGTTGACGGCTCGTACGGTGGTGGGTGCGCTCGGGGGCGTCGAGCGGATCGTGGTGTCGGGTGGCGGAGTGGAGAATCCGACGTTGATGGGGAGGATCCGCGAGTTGGCTGATGTGCCGGTGGCTGTCAGTGATGAGCTCGGTCTGCCGTCGTCCGCGAAGGAGGCTTTGTTGATGGCTTTGTTGGGGTGGATGTCTTTTCATGGGGTTCCGGGGGTGGCGACCGGTTCGCGGGGTCCGGTGACGGGGGCGGCCCGGTCGGTGGTGTTGGGGTCGTTGACTCCGCCGCATTGCTCGGTGCCTGGTGGTGGCCGGTGTGGTCGGTCGCCTCGACGGCTGGTCGTGGGTGGCCCGTCCGTCGGTGGGGTGCGTGACGGGGGCGGGCGGTGA
- a CDS encoding DUF456 domain-containing protein, producing MGRVRQEAEQAGLRVTATTIEDPGAGPGKPPMLASDSSSESVRQVREAEVAYRRHQQKAEAYRAAQKKVEEIFGDLRLGQTKYLSDLNTARAKAAFTVAGVVYPLSKDIKQRIIDNKYDKWQKKLKGRYERAGESARKAAEKPGVGPAFRDLHERAAASDKVKFAKAGDEIAKIPAKYTPIRSFTSAVKAGAPFAAAGTVADIANGKDPKKAVLSGGTNLLASAATGALAGSVLGPPGSVAGAVVGSLVGVAAGSFASGAVESLYDHQDLGRAGKDGMKAVVQTGKDIAELTSAAAGGVGSLISKIRR from the coding sequence ATGGGCAGGGTTCGTCAGGAAGCGGAGCAGGCCGGTCTTCGAGTCACTGCGACGACGATCGAGGACCCGGGGGCGGGGCCGGGTAAGCCGCCGATGCTGGCGTCGGACAGCAGCAGCGAGTCGGTGCGTCAGGTGCGGGAGGCTGAGGTCGCTTATCGGCGGCACCAGCAGAAGGCGGAGGCGTACCGGGCGGCGCAGAAAAAGGTCGAAGAGATATTCGGGGACCTGCGGTTGGGGCAGACGAAATATCTGAGCGATTTGAATACTGCTCGAGCTAAGGCTGCCTTTACTGTTGCAGGGGTAGTTTATCCTCTGTCCAAGGATATCAAGCAGAGGATAATTGACAATAAATATGATAAGTGGCAGAAAAAGTTGAAAGGTAGATACGAAAGGGCGGGAGAGAGTGCGCGGAAGGCAGCCGAAAAACCAGGGGTTGGTCCTGCATTTCGCGATCTTCATGAGAGAGCTGCAGCCTCTGATAAGGTGAAGTTCGCGAAGGCGGGCGATGAGATAGCGAAGATCCCAGCAAAGTACACACCTATTCGATCTTTTACATCTGCAGTCAAGGCTGGTGCGCCATTTGCTGCAGCTGGAACAGTGGCTGATATTGCGAATGGAAAGGACCCTAAGAAAGCGGTCCTTTCTGGTGGCACTAATTTGCTAGCTTCAGCAGCAACAGGCGCTCTTGCAGGTTCGGTTTTAGGGCCTCCAGGTTCAGTTGCGGGAGCTGTCGTTGGGAGTCTCGTTGGGGTAGCTGCCGGCTCGTTTGCATCTGGAGCAGTCGAGTCTCTCTATGATCATCAAGACCTTGGAAGAGCAGGGAAGGACGGCATGAAGGCCGTTGTGCAGACAGGTAAAGACATCGCAGAACTTACTTCAGCTGCTGCTGGCGGGGTTGGCTCGCTGATAAGCAAGATCAGAAGGTGA
- a CDS encoding ABC transporter ATP-binding protein, producing the protein MLHQLSLKKATKSFGNKQLWAGLDLQVSGGESLALSGPSGSGKTTLLNCIGALDELTAGDIYLDDVHVNALRERQTRSYRRDHIGYLFQDYALIDDADVYANLEVAVGVWGTSRRIPRSKRREAFDAALDQVGLTGRGHDPVHILSGGEQQRVALARLMIKKPSIVLADEPTAALDLVNEDMVLDALRKLADEGAIIVIATHNERVYQWCDQAIQLSEADHEAHCRLT; encoded by the coding sequence ATGCTTCATCAGTTGTCCCTGAAAAAAGCGACGAAATCTTTCGGGAACAAGCAGCTGTGGGCTGGCCTTGACCTACAGGTCTCAGGTGGTGAGTCTCTCGCGCTGTCCGGTCCCAGCGGAAGCGGCAAAACCACCCTCTTGAACTGCATCGGTGCACTCGACGAACTCACAGCAGGAGATATCTACTTGGATGATGTCCACGTCAATGCCTTGCGGGAGCGGCAGACCCGCAGCTATCGACGTGACCATATCGGCTATCTCTTCCAGGACTATGCGCTCATTGATGATGCAGATGTCTACGCCAACTTGGAGGTCGCTGTCGGTGTCTGGGGGACATCGCGCAGGATTCCCCGTTCAAAACGTCGAGAGGCCTTCGACGCAGCACTCGACCAGGTTGGCCTCACCGGGCGTGGGCATGATCCCGTTCATATTCTCAGCGGTGGCGAACAGCAACGGGTTGCTCTTGCCCGTCTGATGATCAAGAAACCTTCGATCGTTCTGGCTGACGAGCCGACTGCTGCTCTTGACCTCGTCAACGAAGACATGGTCCTGGACGCTTTGCGGAAGCTGGCCGATGAAGGAGCAATCATCGTCATCGCCACCCATAACGAGCGTGTCTACCAGTGGTGCGACCAGGCGATTCAACTAAGCGAAGCAGATCATGAGGCTCACTGCAGATTGACTTAA
- a CDS encoding glycoside hydrolase family 3 N-terminal domain-containing protein produces MSRLAHGVLMTGFVGTEVPAWLAEALADGLGAVCLFAGNTPDAETTRELTARLRAAHDQAAARAGAEADSAGGLVVAVDEEGGDVTRLQAVHGSSLPGAFALGVVDDPELTWRCGRMLGELLAQVGVDLDLAPCVDVAAEPFNPVIGTRAFGGEPEVVVRQASAFAAGLAAAGVASCAKHYPGHGDTRVDSHLALPVLDVDEELLERRDLAPFRALLTPDGQGRSIVDAVMVGHLVFPGRGPDAASLSPWAVRSIREWGFAGPVVTDSLGMRALGDRMSLGEACVRALVAGADLLCLDAPHHRDPEVAFAEAVGAIDEALAAGRVDPAALAASAARNASLVRRSRGLGWPSDGISDEVAVDGGARVASEVWQITEEAVRVVGSEAARQALRCSGDVALTGPPLLIDVRRRVDMAADRLTCPFAEAFRRTWVATDVLIPLDVAEVEAALDVAPVGHHVVVLTGRACADPVEGDLLKSVLAARPDGVVVHTGVSGAAPAPPRLVCSFGSGAANAVAVVEVLAAGGTGGGGA; encoded by the coding sequence ATGAGCAGGCTGGCCCATGGGGTGTTGATGACCGGTTTCGTGGGCACCGAGGTTCCTGCGTGGCTGGCGGAGGCTCTTGCCGACGGGCTCGGCGCGGTCTGTCTGTTCGCCGGGAATACTCCTGATGCGGAGACGACGCGTGAGCTGACGGCTCGGTTGCGGGCTGCGCACGATCAGGCGGCGGCCCGGGCGGGTGCTGAGGCGGACAGCGCCGGGGGGCTGGTGGTGGCGGTCGACGAGGAGGGCGGTGATGTGACCCGGCTGCAGGCTGTCCATGGTTCGTCCTTGCCCGGCGCTTTTGCCTTGGGCGTGGTGGACGACCCGGAGCTGACCTGGCGGTGCGGTCGGATGTTGGGCGAGTTGTTGGCTCAGGTCGGGGTGGATCTCGATCTGGCGCCGTGTGTGGATGTCGCGGCGGAGCCGTTCAATCCGGTGATCGGTACGCGGGCGTTCGGTGGGGAGCCGGAGGTCGTGGTCCGGCAGGCGTCGGCCTTCGCTGCGGGTCTGGCGGCGGCGGGGGTGGCTTCTTGTGCGAAGCATTATCCGGGGCATGGGGACACCAGGGTGGACAGTCATCTGGCGTTGCCGGTGCTCGATGTCGACGAGGAGTTGCTGGAGCGTCGTGATCTGGCTCCTTTCCGGGCTCTGCTGACTCCGGACGGTCAAGGACGGTCGATCGTCGACGCGGTGATGGTGGGTCATCTGGTGTTTCCTGGCCGGGGCCCTGATGCGGCGTCCTTGTCGCCATGGGCGGTGCGCAGTATCCGGGAGTGGGGTTTTGCCGGCCCGGTCGTCACCGATTCCTTGGGGATGCGGGCGCTCGGCGATCGGATGTCCTTGGGGGAGGCGTGTGTGCGGGCCTTGGTGGCGGGGGCTGATCTGTTGTGTTTGGATGCGCCGCATCATCGTGACCCGGAGGTGGCTTTCGCGGAGGCGGTGGGGGCGATCGACGAGGCCTTGGCGGCGGGGCGGGTCGATCCGGCTGCCTTGGCGGCGTCGGCTGCGCGTAATGCTTCTCTTGTCAGGCGTTCTCGCGGTCTGGGTTGGCCTTCGGACGGTATTTCGGACGAGGTGGCGGTCGACGGTGGTGCCCGGGTGGCTTCCGAGGTGTGGCAGATCACGGAGGAGGCGGTGCGGGTCGTCGGCAGTGAGGCTGCGCGGCAGGCGTTGCGGTGTTCGGGTGATGTCGCGTTGACGGGGCCGCCGTTGCTCATCGACGTCCGTCGTCGTGTCGATATGGCTGCTGACCGTCTCACGTGCCCTTTCGCGGAGGCTTTTCGGCGGACGTGGGTGGCCACCGATGTCCTGATCCCGTTGGACGTCGCTGAGGTCGAGGCGGCTCTGGACGTGGCTCCGGTGGGCCATCACGTGGTGGTGCTCACCGGGCGGGCGTGTGCTGATCCGGTCGAGGGCGATCTGTTGAAGTCGGTGCTCGCGGCGCGTCCGGACGGGGTGGTCGTCCATACCGGGGTGTCCGGCGCGGCGCCTGCTCCGCCTCGTCTGGTCTGTTCTTTCGGGAGTGGCGCGGCGAATGCGGTGGCGGTGGTGGAGGTATTGGCGGCCGGGGGCACTGGCGGGGGTGGCGCGTGA
- a CDS encoding O-acetyl-ADP-ribose deacetylase: MNSPARIDAVHGDITTEQVDAIVNAANSSLMGGGGVDGAVHRAAGVELLNACRELRSGELPRGLPVGQAVATTAGRLPAAWAIHTVGPNRYAGQDDPELLAAAFRNSLDVAVSVGARSVAFPAIGGGVYGWDMADVARIAVATTGAHPAATDGRLDLIRFVLFSVEAHRIFTELIDHH; this comes from the coding sequence ATGAACAGCCCGGCCCGGATCGACGCCGTCCACGGCGACATCACCACCGAGCAGGTCGATGCCATCGTGAATGCCGCCAATTCTTCCTTGATGGGCGGCGGCGGGGTCGACGGCGCCGTCCACCGCGCTGCGGGCGTCGAGCTCCTCAATGCCTGTAGAGAACTACGGTCCGGCGAGCTTCCTCGAGGGCTGCCGGTCGGTCAGGCTGTCGCCACTACTGCCGGACGGTTGCCCGCCGCGTGGGCGATCCATACGGTCGGCCCTAACCGATATGCCGGGCAGGATGATCCGGAGCTGCTTGCGGCGGCTTTCCGCAATAGCCTCGACGTCGCTGTCAGCGTCGGAGCACGCAGCGTCGCTTTCCCGGCGATCGGCGGAGGCGTCTACGGCTGGGATATGGCCGACGTCGCCCGGATCGCAGTCGCTACGACAGGCGCGCATCCGGCGGCCACCGATGGACGTCTCGACCTGATCCGGTTCGTGCTGTTCAGCGTTGAGGCCCACCGAATCTTCACCGAGCTGATCGATCACCACTGA
- a CDS encoding N-acetylmuramic acid 6-phosphate etherase: MSGASRPDLGWRTEGRHPASGCLDTGDTAEVVAAVLAADLQVFDAVQAVSAQVVAAAELMVAAVHAGGVVHYVGAGTSGRMGVLDAVELLPTYRVGPESVRAHLAGGLAAMTRAVEGAEDDEAAGAAVVRGCAPGDVVVGIAASGRTPFVRGAVVAARARGLATVLIAAVPDAALAGLVEVAILPDTGPEVVTGSTRMKAATAQKLVLNALSTATMVRLGKTYEGLMIDLVPTNAKLRARSVRMLVQGSGRSEPECVRALAAAQGEVRPALVALVAGLCPEEAGSAGVRAAVAAYPPDPGRRGDPSGVRAAVARVLSGRS, encoded by the coding sequence GTGAGCGGCGCTTCCCGGCCGGATCTGGGGTGGCGCACTGAGGGGCGTCATCCGGCTTCGGGGTGTCTCGACACCGGTGACACGGCTGAGGTGGTGGCGGCGGTGCTGGCTGCTGATCTTCAGGTCTTCGACGCGGTGCAGGCGGTGTCTGCGCAGGTGGTGGCGGCGGCGGAGTTGATGGTCGCGGCGGTGCATGCCGGGGGGGTCGTCCATTACGTGGGTGCGGGGACGTCCGGGCGGATGGGCGTATTGGATGCGGTGGAGCTGTTGCCCACGTATCGGGTGGGCCCGGAGTCGGTGCGGGCTCATCTGGCTGGGGGGCTGGCTGCGATGACTCGTGCGGTGGAGGGTGCGGAGGACGACGAGGCGGCGGGTGCCGCGGTGGTGCGGGGGTGTGCTCCGGGTGATGTGGTCGTCGGGATCGCTGCGAGCGGGCGCACTCCGTTCGTGCGGGGGGCGGTGGTGGCGGCGCGGGCGCGCGGGTTGGCGACGGTGTTGATCGCGGCGGTTCCGGATGCGGCGTTGGCAGGGCTGGTGGAGGTGGCGATCTTGCCGGACACGGGCCCGGAGGTCGTGACGGGGTCGACTCGGATGAAGGCGGCGACGGCGCAGAAGTTGGTGTTGAACGCCTTGTCGACGGCGACGATGGTCCGTCTGGGGAAGACGTACGAGGGTTTGATGATCGACCTGGTGCCGACGAATGCGAAGTTGCGGGCGAGGTCGGTGCGGATGCTGGTTCAGGGCAGCGGCCGTTCGGAGCCGGAGTGTGTGCGGGCGTTGGCGGCGGCGCAGGGGGAGGTGCGGCCGGCGTTGGTGGCTCTGGTGGCTGGGCTGTGTCCGGAGGAGGCCGGCTCGGCGGGCGTGCGGGCGGCGGTGGCGGCGTATCCACCGGATCCGGGTCGGAGAGGGGATCCTTCGGGGGTTCGGGCGGCGGTGGCTCGGGTGCTTTCGGGGCGTTCCTGA
- a CDS encoding SAV_915 family protein, whose amino-acid sequence MDEQVWARSVPEEKPVELPPVWYVPCMEVDGELRVMLRRMEDGRVALVGYTALDRLRDGIGDCPWVLLNADGLQQVHDLSPFDLFLYDLDLLGDGGADGAEGGASREL is encoded by the coding sequence GTGGACGAACAGGTGTGGGCGCGGTCGGTTCCGGAGGAGAAGCCTGTTGAGCTTCCTCCGGTGTGGTACGTGCCGTGTATGGAGGTCGACGGCGAGTTGCGGGTGATGCTGCGGCGGATGGAGGACGGCCGGGTGGCTTTGGTGGGGTACACGGCGCTGGATCGGCTTCGTGACGGAATCGGCGATTGTCCGTGGGTGCTGCTCAATGCTGATGGGCTGCAGCAGGTGCATGATTTGAGCCCGTTCGACCTGTTCTTGTACGACCTGGATCTGTTGGGTGACGGCGGCGCAGATGGCGCTGAGGGTGGGGCTTCTCGTGAACTTTGA
- a CDS encoding ABC transporter ATP-binding protein gives MIAANDVSVGYDDTLVLKNVGLRAGPGEVVGLIGPNGSGKSTFLRTLYAALRPRAGLITIDEQPITALRSHDLARRVAVVAQETPSDLPITVADMVLLGRAPHRQALAAFTREDHQAVAAALTRVGVRALADRRFATLSGGEKQRVLVARSLAQQADHLLLDEPTNHLDIRYQHELLRMVGQLEVTTVVVLHDLNLAARYCTKLVLLERGQVAAAGTPEEVLTPETLRRVYGIQVERVMVKDSLQLVFSPLDEHDAA, from the coding sequence ATGATCGCGGCGAACGATGTCTCCGTCGGCTACGACGACACCCTCGTCCTCAAGAACGTCGGGCTACGGGCGGGACCCGGCGAGGTCGTCGGCCTGATCGGCCCGAACGGTAGCGGCAAGAGCACCTTCCTGCGCACCTTGTACGCCGCGCTACGTCCCCGCGCCGGCCTGATCACCATCGACGAGCAACCGATCACCGCGCTGCGCAGTCACGATCTGGCGCGGCGGGTCGCCGTGGTCGCCCAGGAGACCCCGTCCGATCTGCCGATCACGGTCGCGGACATGGTGCTGCTCGGCCGGGCGCCGCATCGCCAGGCCTTGGCCGCGTTCACCAGGGAGGACCATCAGGCCGTGGCGGCGGCGTTGACCCGCGTCGGCGTACGGGCGCTGGCCGATCGCCGGTTCGCGACCTTGTCCGGTGGGGAGAAACAGCGGGTGTTGGTGGCCCGGTCGCTGGCGCAGCAGGCCGATCATCTTCTCCTCGACGAGCCGACCAATCATCTCGACATCCGCTATCAGCACGAGCTGTTGCGCATGGTCGGGCAGCTCGAGGTCACTACGGTCGTCGTCCTGCACGACCTCAATCTGGCGGCCAGGTACTGCACGAAACTCGTCCTGCTCGAACGCGGTCAGGTGGCAGCCGCGGGGACCCCGGAGGAGGTCCTCACCCCGGAGACGCTACGCCGGGTCTACGGCATCCAGGTGGAACGGGTGATGGTGAAGGACTCCCTGCAGTTGGTCTTCAGCCCGTTGGACGAGCACGACGCGGCGTGA
- a CDS encoding lactococcin 972 family bacteriocin — protein sequence MSLKKILICTVSAAVIASGSTAAFAYAEVDGGKWDFGHGPFDTYSNYWHPTKNHGSSVTRNGQKFDSGCASPNEWSRASVNAKWTDSVAQYYRFC from the coding sequence ATGTCACTCAAAAAAATTCTGATCTGCACAGTCTCAGCAGCTGTCATCGCAAGTGGCTCAACTGCAGCTTTTGCCTACGCGGAAGTAGACGGCGGAAAATGGGACTTCGGTCATGGTCCATTCGACACCTATTCCAACTACTGGCATCCCACAAAAAATCATGGAAGCTCCGTGACTCGGAATGGGCAAAAATTTGACTCAGGGTGCGCATCGCCCAACGAGTGGTCAAGAGCAAGCGTCAATGCAAAATGGACCGACAGCGTTGCGCAGTACTATCGATTCTGCTGA
- a CDS encoding FecCD family ABC transporter permease: protein MSATTSVIVPDDDLDHDRRRRHTRLWVGGLWLALFLTLPTAIGLGPVSIPVDTVAGILGHHLFGTPVEVTWTRTEDSIVWLLRAPRVLLGAAVGAGLAIAGVALQALTRNILAEPYLLGVTSGASTLAAASILFGVGTGIGSGSLAGSAFMGAFAAGVAVFLLAHVGGQMTSTRLILAGVSVGYVLQALTSFLIFASDDPDAGRSVLFWTLGSLTLATGQSALITGTVVFVTLAVLVVKARPLDALAIGDNTAQTLGISPLRLRATVMSVVALCVGALVSASGGIGFVGLIIPHVARLCVGTAHRRLLPVSALLGAIFLVWADVLARVVLPAQELPLGIVTALTGAPLLFLLVRQLNTHQ from the coding sequence ATGAGTGCGACGACATCGGTGATCGTCCCGGACGACGACCTGGATCACGACCGTCGGAGAAGACACACCAGGTTGTGGGTCGGCGGGCTGTGGCTCGCCCTGTTCCTCACCCTGCCGACGGCGATCGGCCTCGGGCCGGTCTCCATCCCGGTGGACACCGTGGCCGGGATCCTGGGGCACCATCTCTTCGGCACCCCTGTGGAGGTGACGTGGACGAGGACCGAGGACTCCATCGTCTGGCTGCTGCGCGCACCACGGGTCCTCCTGGGTGCAGCGGTCGGTGCGGGCCTGGCCATCGCCGGTGTGGCTCTCCAGGCACTCACCCGCAATATCCTCGCCGAGCCCTACCTCCTCGGAGTGACCTCGGGGGCGTCCACCCTGGCAGCGGCCTCGATCCTGTTCGGTGTCGGGACGGGGATCGGCTCGGGTTCGCTGGCGGGCAGCGCCTTCATGGGTGCCTTCGCCGCCGGGGTCGCGGTCTTCCTCCTCGCCCATGTCGGCGGGCAGATGACCTCGACCCGGCTCATCCTGGCCGGTGTCTCCGTCGGTTATGTCCTGCAGGCCCTCACCTCGTTCCTGATCTTCGCTTCCGACGACCCCGACGCGGGCCGTTCCGTGCTCTTCTGGACCCTGGGTTCACTGACCTTGGCCACCGGGCAGTCCGCGCTGATCACCGGGACGGTGGTGTTCGTGACCCTGGCCGTCCTCGTCGTCAAGGCCCGGCCGTTGGACGCGCTGGCGATCGGAGACAACACTGCCCAGACGTTGGGGATCTCTCCGCTCCGGTTGCGGGCCACGGTCATGTCGGTGGTCGCGCTCTGTGTCGGGGCTCTGGTCTCGGCGTCGGGTGGGATCGGCTTCGTCGGCCTGATCATCCCGCACGTCGCACGGTTGTGCGTCGGCACCGCCCATCGCCGGTTGCTCCCGGTCTCCGCTCTGCTCGGCGCGATCTTCCTGGTGTGGGCGGACGTCCTCGCCCGGGTCGTCCTCCCTGCTCAGGAACTCCCCCTGGGCATCGTGACGGCCCTGACCGGTGCCCCGTTGCTCTTCCTCCTCGTCCGCCAGCTCAACACCCACCAGTGA